AAATGGCAAACGTACTTCGCGCGATTGTGCCATGGAGTTACGATCTGCATAGCGAAGCAATTCCTTCAATCCTGTTTTAGTAGTGCTATTCTTTAAATGGATATTCAGTTGATTCTTGTAAGGCATTTCCTGCTTTAAGATTCTTTTTTTATAGCGTCCTACTTTCATACGTAAGGTTTCGTTATTTGATAAAGGAATATAAGGATAAGCCTGTCCATGATATTTCTTATAGGCTTTGTGCTCGGTTGCGTACAACGAAGGCTTATTATAAAACAACTGGTTGAGGTAATCGCGGTAATAAAAAATATAGCCAGCCAGTTCTTCATCAGCTCCTTGCCCGTCTAATAACACGGTAACATTGTTTTTGTTAGCCAATTCCATAACGGCATACTGGGCAACAATACTGGCAGAGCCATACGGTTCGTCCTGATGAAAAGTAACCTTATCAAATACTTTTTCAAAATAGTCTTTATCGGGCCAGGTATAATGCACATCTACATTTTTACAGGCTTTTACAACTGCCTCAATATGTTCTCCTTCATCTTTGGCAAAGTTTTTAAAGCGAGCCGAAAAAGTATTCTGTTTTAATTCTTTTCCTTTTAAGGCATCAATAAGCATTACAATACTGGAAGAATCTAATCCGCCGGAAAGGCTGGAGCCAACCGGAACATCTGATCGTAAACGCAAACGGATAGATTCTGTTAACAGTTCCAGAAATTTTTCAGCAGCCTGCTCAATACTACCTATAAAGGGTTTGGTGTTTAAATCAATATCCCAATATTTATGTATTTGTAAAGAACCACCTTTACTTAGAATTAAATAATGAGCCGCATCTAATTTTTTTATTTTCGTATAAAAGGTTTCTGTTACATTTTCGGCATTTTCAATCGAGCCGTTTTGTATAAATTCAGATAAACGCCCTTCATCCAGTATTTTCTCAATACCCAAAGTCCAAAATTGTTTTATTTCAGAAGCAAACACAAAGCGTTGCTCATCTATATAATAGTGAAATGGTTTTTCTCCAAAACGATCTCTGGCACAAAACAGCGTTTGCTCTTTTTCATCCCATATAGCAAAGGCAAACATCCCATCTAAATCCTGTAAGCACAATTCTTTTTTAAGATCAAATAAAGCTAACAAAACCTCGGTATCACTATCCGATGTAAATTGATAGCCTTTGATTTTTAGCTCTTCTCGTATTTCCAGGTAATTATAAATCTCTCCATTAAAGGTTATGGTATAACGTCCATCGGCATAATGCATCGGCTGATGTCCTCCTTCCGAAAGATCAATAATAGACAAGCGCCGGTGTCCAAAACCTATTTTGGCACTTGCATTTACCCAATGACCTTCCCCGTCAGGTCCGCGATGCACAATAGCATCCGTCATTTTCTTTAATGATTCAGTACTTACCTGAGAATTGTCTAACTGATTTATTCCTGCTATGCCACACATCGGATTAGAAATTAATACATTTATTGCCTTACAAAATTATCATCCTCAGTAACAATTCCTAAAATTTGAGCTGCTTTAATGGCATTGTATTGTTTCATCAAAGGCATCTCCTCTATAGCTTTTGCGGGTTTCGAAATTGTTTTGTCTTTCGCTATCGCTGTAAAAATACAAATCATTCGCGGATGTAAGCATTCGAAAAATTATTTTTTTGAAGGGCTTTTTAGGGTTGAAATAAATTTTTTGTAATTTATCTCTGCATTAAAATATTGGTTCCAAAATTCTTTTGAGCTATTTCTTAATTTATTTTTTTCTACTTCAGGGAAATTAAAATAATTATCTAATATTCTCGCCACCTCTTTCGTATCTACATCCTTATCAAATAAAAATCCGGTTTGTGCGGTTACTATTTCTGATACACCACCGGCATTACAACCTATCGCTGGGATTCCAAAACTAATCGCTTCCATTATTGATACCGGATTACCTCCTTCTACTTCACTCATAGATATAAAAAAGGCTACCGAGTTATTTTTATAAAAAGCTATTATTTCAGAATTGGGCGTATATCCTCTAAATTCAAAAGGTGTATTTTGCAATTTCAGCTTTGCATAATTTTTAATTTCTAATTCGTACTCCAATTCTCCGTTTCCGAAGTGAATCCATTTAACCGGAGTTGCAAGTTTTGATATTATATCTATAATTAATTCTACTCGTTTGATTGGTAGAATAAAATTGCAAGAAACAATAACAAACGGCTGCTTATCAGATTCCGTTTTATTTGTTCCATGATCAGGAATTCCTAACCTGTTTAATACGGTGGAGGTATTGAAATTGGTTTTCAAATAATTTAGTCCGTAGTTAGAAACCGCAACGATATTCAAGTTTTGTTTATAGAAAAATTCCCTAAAAGGGAAAAAGCCTGATTTCTGTTGAATTTCATCGTAATCATTGCCATGAATTCGCACAACAAATGGAAGTTTATCTTTCACTTTTAGAAGCGACAAGCAATTAGCCCAGGTATTAAACCAATAACTATAAAGCACCGAATTTTCATCGTATTTTTTTAATTCCTTTTTCAATAATTCGGAATCATTTAATCTATCCAACAAATAAAACAATAAGGTTTTCCATTTTTTTATATAAATCCACTTGTGTTTCGTTGCAAAAAATTGAACCACAAAAATTCTATTCACGAATAAGAAATTTCTTAAAAGCGTTTTTACTCTTTTGTGTGAATTATACAACTCAAACTTTACAACTTTTGCATTTTGAGGGATTACTCGGGGAATTTGGCTATCAAAAGCCAATGGATAAATATAAATTTTCGAAAATGCTTCGCTTAAATAATTAATTTCTGTTTCTAAAAACTGTTCTCCGTTTCCGTATGGATAACTGTTGGTAAAAAGCACTAATTTATTTCCTGTTGACATGTTAATAGACTGAAATTAGAGCGACTTTAATACATTTACGTAATGTCCAAAATCAAGTTGTTCAAATGCTATATTTCTGATTTTTTCATTGATATCTTCTTCTTTATACAAGGTAACTGCCCATTTATAAACAGTATTCCAATCAATGTCCGCTTTTTCTATATCCATACATCGCGCGTATTTCTTTAATTCTTCGGACTGTTCAATGTCAGAATCAATATGTCCTAAAAAAACAGGTAATCCAGAAGCCAAATATTCACGCACTTTCAAGGTGGTTGCTTCTTTTAATTTTTTTCGAAAGATCCCGAAAGATCCCAATCCAAGATGTGCGCTTTTTAAATAAATATCAAATTCAGACGAGGTCAAAAACCCCGTTGATGTTATATTCCGATTGAGCGAAATTTCCTGTTGGTCTTTTTCAGAAATTTTACCAATTAAATACAAGTGAATCGTATTGTTTTTGTATTTATTGAATGATTTTACGATTAAATCTACTCCGTGCCAATTACTACTTGAGCTGACCAACATTATAATGTTAACTACTTCGCCTTCTTTCAAAACTCTTTTATAAAAAGGCACTCTTTTAACATCAACCCCATTTGATAACAGAACGCACTTATATGATTTATTCCTACTCATTTCGTATTTCGCAATTTCTTGCGTAACGGCAACGCCCATTTTTGCAAGTCCTAAAATTTTTTTCCCGTAATAATATTCTGTAAACAACGGTTTCCAATATACATCTATTAAAAGCTTTACGTAGCTGGGCGTAGGGCGTATTTTAAATTTTTTTATCCAGGAGTTCGAATTACTGAATCTAATTTCAGAAATTTCTTTTGTATTGTGTTCGATAATAACCTTGAATGGATTTTTTTCCATAAAATAGAACAACTCCTTGCTTGCAAAAGGATAGCGAAGAAAATAAATATCAAAAACAGTTTGACTTTTTATAAATTTATCCAACTCGGAATATAATTCAGTTTTTTTTTCGAAATAACTGGACGGCAAAACATATTTGTTTTTAGAAACCAATCCGATCTTTTCAGCTTTCGAGCTCAACGTAAATAGCATCCACGAAAAACTATTTTTCTCGAATGCTTCACATATTCCGTTTACTTTATTCGTAATTCCCGAACTTGACTCTATGTCTGCAAGGTAAACGTATAAAATACTTTTCATGTAAAATATCTATTTGCGCTTTGTTTTAATCTTGCTTTATCAATAATTCATTAACGGTTTCGGAAATTATTTTTTCATCTTCCTCTGAGCTCAATTCCTGTGCATATTTGTGACATTGATTTTTATAATACATTATTTTTTCAACGCTTATTTTTTTTAGTTCTTCTGCCATACTTTCGGCAGTAAACTCTTTTGCTACTACTCCTAAATCATATTGTTTAACAATAGCTGCCATTTCGGGCGAAGGACTGATAGCAAGTGCTAATCGAGCTTGAATAAACTCAAACAACTTATTGGGCAAGGCATTCAAATAATTAAAATTATTCGGTTGCAATACAAAACAACCAATATCATATTTGTTAATTTCGTTTGCTATGTTATTTGTACTTACTGTAGGTACAAAATAAATATTTTTATATGTAGCAGCTAAGGTTTTCAATTCTTTATAATAATTCAAATCTGTTTCCATTAACATCAAATACAATTCAAAATTCGAAGGTAAGAAATCCATCATTTGTACCATCACTTCTAATCCTCTTGAACGGATAGCTGCACCGTGATGGATAATACGTATTTTATCTCCAGTAACTTGACTCGGCAGGATTTGCTGAAAGGGTTTTGAATTTTTTACCACTACTGATTTCACCCCAAATTGTTTTTCGTATTCTTCTCCGATGCTTTTACATACTACAAACAGGGCACTTATCTTGGAGAGGTATTCTTCACAAATTTTTAAATATCCGGGCTGCTCAAATTTTATCCAGTTGGCACTGT
This is a stretch of genomic DNA from Bacteroidia bacterium. It encodes these proteins:
- the asnB gene encoding asparagine synthase (glutamine-hydrolyzing) codes for the protein MCGIAGINQLDNSQVSTESLKKMTDAIVHRGPDGEGHWVNASAKIGFGHRRLSIIDLSEGGHQPMHYADGRYTITFNGEIYNYLEIREELKIKGYQFTSDSDTEVLLALFDLKKELCLQDLDGMFAFAIWDEKEQTLFCARDRFGEKPFHYYIDEQRFVFASEIKQFWTLGIEKILDEGRLSEFIQNGSIENAENVTETFYTKIKKLDAAHYLILSKGGSLQIHKYWDIDLNTKPFIGSIEQAAEKFLELLTESIRLRLRSDVPVGSSLSGGLDSSSIVMLIDALKGKELKQNTFSARFKNFAKDEGEHIEAVVKACKNVDVHYTWPDKDYFEKVFDKVTFHQDEPYGSASIVAQYAVMELANKNNVTVLLDGQGADEELAGYIFYYRDYLNQLFYNKPSLYATEHKAYKKYHGQAYPYIPLSNNETLRMKVGRYKKRILKQEMPYKNQLNIHLKNSTTKTGLKELLRYADRNSMAQSREVRLPFLSHKLVEFVFSLPDSYKINNGWTKFVLRKAMAPILPSSICWRVDKIGYEPPQKRWIESDKFKSEIIQAAKTLGIKKLNEEDAKSVFTQEWRLLMASKYI
- a CDS encoding glycosyltransferase, with translation MSTGNKLVLFTNSYPYGNGEQFLETEINYLSEAFSKIYIYPLAFDSQIPRVIPQNAKVVKFELYNSHKRVKTLLRNFLFVNRIFVVQFFATKHKWIYIKKWKTLLFYLLDRLNDSELLKKELKKYDENSVLYSYWFNTWANCLSLLKVKDKLPFVVRIHGNDYDEIQQKSGFFPFREFFYKQNLNIVAVSNYGLNYLKTNFNTSTVLNRLGIPDHGTNKTESDKQPFVIVSCNFILPIKRVELIIDIISKLATPVKWIHFGNGELEYELEIKNYAKLKLQNTPFEFRGYTPNSEIIAFYKNNSVAFFISMSEVEGGNPVSIMEAISFGIPAIGCNAGGVSEIVTAQTGFLFDKDVDTKEVARILDNYFNFPEVEKNKLRNSSKEFWNQYFNAEINYKKFISTLKSPSKK